From the Anopheles merus strain MAF chromosome 2L, AmerM5.1, whole genome shotgun sequence genome, the window CGTACACAGAAAACCGGTATCAAATCCATTTCAGTTAATTTGTTGTAAATTTTGCACCAGTGGACCATCTTCCACTAAAGCACACAACGATGCCCATCACAACCTCTTTACTTCATTTGGCGCGTGGCATGTACAACCGGTGCTACAGGTTAATTATACCACGAAATATACACAGCACCGTGCGTGAGTATTATGAAATCATTGCCCCCCACAACATTGTGCAAGGTTTGTTGGTTGATAGGAGATTAAACTGTCCTCATTTGACTTTACAGAGCTGCTTCACGGCGAATATGAATGGCAGGATCCAAAGAGTGAAGATGAAGTGTATGTCCCTGCCGCCAATCGTGCCCGCATCTACATCTTTTCAACCGTGTCAAATTTATTTCGATCCTTATTTTTCAGCGTAAACATTACGTACATCGATAAGGATGGCAAGGAGACGACGGTTCGGGGCAAGGTGGGCGATAACGTACTGTACCTGGCCCATCGGTTCGGTGTCGAGATGGAGGGCGCCTGCGAGGCCTCGCTGGCCTGCACCACCTGTCACGTGTACGTGCAGGACGAGTATCTCGATCGTCTGGCCGAGccggaggagaaggaggacgATCTGCTCGATATGGCACCGTTTCTGCGCGAAAACTCCCGCCTCGGCTGCCAGATAGTACTGCAGAAGGACCTGGAAGGGATGCGGTTGCAGCTTCCGCAGGCGACACGAAACTTTTACGTAGACGGACACAAACCAAAGCCGCACTAAGTGCGTTTGTGGGTGGAATTTAGTTTTTGGGCGCTAGTTTTAGTGTGGGTTTCGTTTGGTTATAAATATTTGTGTTTGCAGTTAAAGATTAGGACGCTTTCGCTAGTGTATGAATGTTCATTACGAACGATTGTTCCGCCGCGCTACGGAAAGGCAATACGCGGTTACATTCGGGCATTGTAGTggtagaaaagaagaaaaaggaacagTTACATTTATTGTACGTGTAATAAAAGATGCGATGAACAAATGTTACACCCTTGTCTATTAAATTGGCATTTCTTCCCTTGCCCGCACCAATACCGACCAGGATGACCAGAATATCCTGTTCCATCTCGATGTGGGCTGTCTTAGATTTcagcaaaaaaatggaataattTGCATTGCCGTGGACAGCCGGGCACATCTTCTAATGCTGCTGTCCGGCAGGGGAAAGTCAGAAATAGAATTAAATAGAGGGGATCGTTTCTAAACACGTCTAAGATTCTCAGTCTGAAGTGCGGTTTGACAAGTtttccccctccctccctttcAAGGTCATACGCTACCGTGAGACAAAGACCCCGGCACGCCAGTTGGTTTCTTATTAAAGtcttttattgaaattaatttattctTCCTAGGCATTAGAGTTAGTTTGTCATCTTTCTCTTTCCCCTTTGTTACTTTACACTATATATCTCCGTTTTTTTCCTGCACAATTGTAACACGGCGCACATCCGCAAACAAAGCATAACGAAACAGtaacaatttaaaatgcaccgactattttttttaaagaaaacaaCCGCCCCCACGGGCAGGACACGACAACCGCAGTTTGGGTAAGGAATCGATGCGGTACTGATAACTTATTAGATTCTAGCATTGATGTGTGTCtcttggtgtgcgtgtgcgagtGTACGTACGTATAAATCATTAATAAAACGGGATTGGGGGGATGTGTGGGGAGGCGCTGGGGAGGAAACATAAAGACAGACACAGGGAAGTGTGGTAAAAAAGGAACATTATTTAACAATACCTATTATAACGCGCATACGCATCTGATCGTTGGGCAGAAATCCAGTTCTGCCCCCCCGACCTCTCTTCCTCCTATATCGGCCGGTCACTGTGAGATCGAGAATCCTTTGCCTGAACTGTGGAACTGGActcgcaaagaaaaacaaaagttaAAACCGACCCTCTACCTTAACACGCTACGCACTGcaccgcacacatacacgcaccgttttcgcaaaaaaaaggatataaGCATAtgctgttcttcttcttcttctggggCGCACGCTAGACCAACGGCCCTTACAAACCTGTTTCTACAAACACGGGACACGCACGCATAACCAGGCCGGAGGGAGGGAGGACGCTAATCATACACCGTACGGGCGCTATGGACGCGTTTTTCGCCGGAACTTCTGCGTGTCTTATTCTAGTTTTGCTTGCGTCGCCCTCCCCTGGCTACCTTCTTAACGTCCCGTTTCATGCGCATCTCACGCAGACGCAGCATCCCATAATATCATTACGCGGGGTGCAAGATTCCGGTTCTGTCCCTTTTTGGCTAGGCTTTACTCTCTTAACAATCCTCCTTATCCTTATTGTGCGCACCGCGACGTAACAATATGCAAACACAGAGGGACACAACTTGCCCGCACACTGCTCTCATTCGGTCTctcactttctctctttccctctttccTGTCTCCTTATGCTGCGTTTCTTTTGTAGTCCCATTTCCTTGACGATTCAACCAGCAGCGATGGGTGCATGGTTGGAGGAAGTCCACCACTGTCAGCGAATGCTGGTTCCGCCGCGATAGTAATCGCTGCTCCTGCCAGACCGGCCCGTCATGGAACGGTTGCGACTGCGGTCGTGACCGGAATAGCTgtcgtagtagtagtaatgcTCCCTGCAAAATTAATGCAAAATTCTCGTTTAGCATGCATTCCCACAAATGGATGagaacctttaaaaaaaaacaagacaaaaaaaataggGAAAGAAAGTCCCGTACCTTGATCTCGCGTCCCGTTCCCATCGCTCGCGTTCCCGCGCTTCCACCTCGCACGCCCTGCAATGGTGGTAGCCGTGCGAGCTGGCCATACCGTGGGAAGAATGGCCGCCGTATCCGGTCTTGGGATGGGACACCTTGCCGTAGTAGACGCCCGGGGTCGGATCGTGCGGTTTGTTGGTGGCGGAAAAGTCCACCCGTATCCGCCGGTCCCCGATCTCAATGCCGTTCGCTTGGTCGTGGGCCACCTTGGCATCTTCCGCGCTCTCGAAGTACACGAAGCCGAATCCGCGTGAGCGTCCCGTCTAGAAAATGAGATggcagtttaaaaattaaatacaacTGCCCCGTACCATGGGAATCTAGCTCGATGAAGCATGGCTGTCCGGAAAGGCCTTTAATGAGAATGCTACTGTTTGGACGCATTTCATCCGTAAACTTTCCAGCATGGGACTCTCTACCGCGCGCCAACTTAGACCGGGAGCAAGGCTTTACATTCCCGGCTAGGTAAGCATGCGGTGGGAGCATTCGCATCGTAAGCAGTAGGCCATGCCATACCAACCTTTGCATCCAGCACCACGGTCGTCTTTCGCAGTGGACCAAACTTGGAAAACGTGTCGTACAGTTCCGCCTCGGTGGTGTACACGCTGAGATTGAACACGGCCAGCACGACCTTGCCGGACGAGCTGCCGCTGTGTGACGAACACTCGTGCGCCCCGCCGGATGCCGACGAGGAGGCCGGTGGGTCGTGGTAGTGTGCGGTGGAGTGTGAACTTCGATGGTGCGAGCTTCTGCGGTAACTGGACGACGAGCCACCGTAATCGGCCGGTGTGCGGCCCGACTCCGATGTGCCTGGATTGTAGCGTTCCGAATCGTCGCGATACTCTCGACGATAGCTGCGTTCCCGGCTGCGGGACCTCGAGGGCTGCAAAGTGCGGACAGACGGAACGGTATTAGCTACAGGGCACCACAGATACCATCGACTGGTTGGGTTGGGGTGCGTTCGCTTTGCTTACCTCGTAGTAGTTATAATTTCTCGAGTGGCTCATGCTGCCTGCTCCTGCTGTTGTTTCTGCTACCTCTCCGCGTAACGACACCCAATGGCAACGAGCGATGTGCGACCGTATGCAGGACTTAAATGCTAACTATATCTCACCAAAATAACAACACTTCACTGCATCTAAAAACTAACGAGCGCGCACAGCAAATGAACACCAACGGTGGCCGTGCAAGCGGACGGGACTTTTGCGGGGTTTGGATGATTGCTACTCTGCACACacaactttccaacatacgcactaacatacacgcacacactcttcGCGTCTATTCTCTTCCCGGGTGCCAAACTTCGCTCGGGATGATTAGCGGCATCGCTCACGGGCGCACGGACTGGTGCTGTATCGGTAGGGAGGAACTGTCCCGGTCTGGCTGGCGGTCGTTTTGCGGATAAACGCGGAACCGGTGTTGTTGCTACCGATGCCTTTGCAATGCCGGTTGGTTTAATCCCAGCAAGGCACGACCGTAGGGTTTATCTACACGAGCCGTCGCTACGGTGACAGCTGGTCGATTGCTCAAAAATAGGTAGAGGCCGAGTAGCTCAGTATTAAGGGGGACTACACGAAGGTCACACGAAGATCTGGAGAAATAAtacagcaaataaaaaaaaatgcaaacatttgcTATGCTTTTATTACACGGGTTATCAATCATTttcgttgttcttttttttatcaaacacATGCAATGAATTTAAACCACTCTatcattaaaacaatttttgtgGAGCAAATCAGGAAGAAGcataaaatttaaactttaattatttttctatttttgaaattttaagaTCTCTTTTTACAACATCAAAACACATGTACAGACGATAcacgagatacacggtacctcttatatgAGGATTTGGAGATAGGTGGtttttaaatttgacaattcttttaGAAAATTATACTCATTTTACAAATCAAttgtaaaaaatcaaataaatgccgttttgatcgaatgttataAACTATTTCAGAAAGTggcaacccaaatagccagctcgtactttatagctgatttagggctgtttaacgaaaaatcgttccgatgtcgtactttgtggctgattaagagatagacggtactttgcggaactatggagctttttaacagccacatggtactctttggaactttgcggctgattagcactatgtgtagggttcatgatagaactttaaggcttgttaagagtgtgtatcgaacttggtggaactttatagctttttaatgcatggcatcggtacaaggtggatcttgtcaaagtgtcaaagagagacgccgtcaatcatctcattgctgctgtacaagttagataagttaattaaagaaggaatattgagtgaagtgattgtgaattatcagtaaattgtgtaaaattttgtgtaattcatcaatacaaaagttttaaaaatatacatatgtgtttaaacgaaacaaatcttgttgtttatttcatcgatgacgcttgcttgaaaataaaacacacagaaaaataatccctggaatcgtggcataaggaagctgcttaggcgctgtttgaaagacccacatagaactttgatgctgtttatctactgcaaaaggcgaattagagcagcgatctttagcgtgccaaaatgagctgcttaagcaattctggctatttgggaatattcagtcagaatcatATGAAATAATTACACGTGGCTAAAAACTTAAAGCTCAAAAAGTGGCTAAAACTAcgcctacttgcaaaattatacgaacATTAGGTTGGAAATTCACGAACCGGGATTGTTGCGGTACCGCAAAATTCCcgccttgtttataacaattgTAGAATAGTTGAGATGTCAAATCTCCCACCTCTTCAATCGTGCCAGATGTTAATGAAAGATACCAACTTTGGTGTTGCAAAGTTTTTCTTGGTAGCATGAACcgattatttttgcttttttggtaaatttatttgaaaactcgtgccgaaaaaaaatttttatattaaactatttgaaataaatagtTTGATTGAATcgataaaaacaatttcatcttGGAACATTGAATCGTCACCAAACCTCGGATGATTCCATACACGAACCGCGTTTATCTCTCCCACCTGTCAGATTTTATAACTAAATTGACAGTCCAATTTACATGGGATTTTCATGGTACCGCGATAATCTCGGTTCGTATATTTCCAACGTTAGTGATTGATCGATTGATCTTACGGAATATATGGAATAGAGCCAAAGGAGAAAAATCTTCTCAGACAAGTTGAGCTACCTATTTTCACGAGAAGTTCATATAATTTCTTTCGGTTATCAACATTTCACCCAACggttaaatttaatttctttcaaaTTGTAGCTCAAATTACCTTGAACATATCAACCTTGGTTTTGATTAAGCGCAGCTGACGATGAAAAATGCTGTTTGGGAATAGGAGGACGATAAACCCGCGAAATGGTTTGACAGCTGGAACGAAGgccaccaaaaccaaaacacgcacTTTCCCGGCTGGTCGGTGTTTCAAAACTACGCACGCCAAATTTACGCTCGAAAATGTCCGAAAGCACCACACAATCTACGGACATTAATCCGGACGACACAATAAAAATCTTGGTGGCTAGTGATATACATTTAGGATACAATGAGAAAGATCCTATACGAGGTAAGCATCGCTGGTGGCGCTGTTCCGCGGCGTACAGGAATGTCCATGTAACGTACTTGTTCCTTCCAGGGGATGATAGCTTCATCGCCTTTGAAGAAGTGCTGCAGCACGCGCTGGAAAATGACGTGGACGCGATACTGCTCGGTGGCGATCTGTTCCATGTGGCAAACCCGTCCACCAACACGCTGGACCGCTGCTTTCGGCTGCTGAAGACGTACACACTCGGCGACAAACCGATTCGGTTGGAGTTTTTGAGTGATCAGAACGACAACTTTCTGGAATCGCTAAGCCACACGGTGAACTACGAGGATCCGAACATGAACATCGCGATACCGGTGTTTTCCATCCACGGCAACCACGACGATTCGGGCGGTGCCGGGCGCGTCAGCTCGATGAATCTGCTCAGCACCAACGGGTACGTGAACTACTTTGGCAAATGGACCGACCTGAGCAAGATCGACATTCGGCCGATACTGCTGCGCAAGGGCGAAACGAAGCTGGCACTGTACGGGCTGAGCTACATGAGCGATGCGCGGCTGTGCCGCCTGCTGGACGATGCGAAAGTGTTCATAGAGAAGCCGGATGAGCCCGGCTTTTTCAGCATCATGGTACTGCACCAGAATCGGGCGGAACGGGGGCCGAAAAATTATCTGCCCGAAAGCTCGCTGCCCCAGTTTCTGGACCTGATCATCTGGGGCCACGAGCACGACTGCCGCATCGAGCCGGAGGAGAACGCGGCCAAAAAGTTTTATGTCAGCCAGCCCGGCTCGACCGTGGCGACGTCACTGTCCGAGGGCGAAGCGATACCGAAGTGCTGCGGATTGCTCAGCATTCACAAGGGCCTGTTCCGGATGGATCCGATACCGCTGAAATCGGTACGCCCGTTCGTGTTTGAATCGATCGATCTGGCCACGGTGCAGGAGGAGCTGGCGCTGGACGAGGGGGACGTGCAGCAGCGGGTCCAGGCCTTTGCTACCGAGCGTATCGAGGCGATGATAGAGCGtgccaagcagcagcagtcgggGTACGCCCGGCAACCGAAGCTTCCGCTCATCCGGCTCCGGCTGGTGCTTACCGAGGTGGAGCAACAGTTTAACGCAATCCGGTTCGGGTTTCGCTATCACGGGCGGGTAGCAAACCCGCAGGACATGGTCATTTTTAAGAAGAAACCCAAAGCGATTGTAAAGGACGAGCTGGGCAAGATGCTGGATAAGGCTGCGCTGCAGGAAGCGTACCGGAACCAGCGCGAACAGCGTGCCCAGCGGGCGGAGGAGATCGTCGATCGGTATTTCCGCGAGGCGGACGAGATGAACCAGCTGGAGGTGCTGTTCCCTCGCAGCATGACCGAACTCTGCCGCCGGATGGTGGACTACGAGGACGATGTGGCGGGCGAGAAGATTATCAAGTTTTACGAGGACAAAGCGCTCGAGTTTCTGCGCGCACAGGACAATCTCAGCGAGGAGGGTATCTGTGAAGCGCTGCCCGGGTTCCCGGCGGCCGACCCGGAGATACACGAGAAGGTGCTCCACATGCTGGATACACGATCGAAGCAGCAGGACGCGGTCGATCCGTTGAGGCGCTTTCGTGATCTGGACGATGAGGCAGAGAACAACGATGCGACGACGGGCAAGGGTACAATGGATACGACCGCTGCGAAACCCGCCCGTGGTGCACGGGGCGGTGGTGCGCGTGGTGGAAGAGGTTCACGTGGAGGTGCACGTGGCGCTAGCAAGGCAACGGTAGCGGCGGTAACCACAACTACTGGAGCCGGTGCGAGCCGTTCTCGGTCGCAAACGTCGATTAGTTCATTGTTTGCCTCGCAGACGAGTAACAACGGCAGTATTGCCAGTGTGGCCACCAGAACATCGTCCAGAAAACCGGCCGCCACAAAGGCTCGTCAGATGGACTTTGATTCGGATGATGAGTGAAGCATCATGACAGCGGCATTTGGTTGAGGGGTAAGCTTTGTTACTCATTCCGTAGAATTACAATGATTGGTTTTAAGCATTAAGTTTAATCGTGAAAGCTGTTCCTCCTGTACATTACTTGTTTAATTGTAATATTCTCAaggaaaaagataaaataaatcctGATTGTTTACAGGAGAGA encodes:
- the LOC121594143 gene encoding double-strand break repair protein MRE11, whose translation is MSESTTQSTDINPDDTIKILVASDIHLGYNEKDPIRGDDSFIAFEEVLQHALENDVDAILLGGDLFHVANPSTNTLDRCFRLLKTYTLGDKPIRLEFLSDQNDNFLESLSHTVNYEDPNMNIAIPVFSIHGNHDDSGGAGRVSSMNLLSTNGYVNYFGKWTDLSKIDIRPILLRKGETKLALYGLSYMSDARLCRLLDDAKVFIEKPDEPGFFSIMVLHQNRAERGPKNYLPESSLPQFLDLIIWGHEHDCRIEPEENAAKKFYVSQPGSTVATSLSEGEAIPKCCGLLSIHKGLFRMDPIPLKSVRPFVFESIDLATVQEELALDEGDVQQRVQAFATERIEAMIERAKQQQSGYARQPKLPLIRLRLVLTEVEQQFNAIRFGFRYHGRVANPQDMVIFKKKPKAIVKDELGKMLDKAALQEAYRNQREQRAQRAEEIVDRYFREADEMNQLEVLFPRSMTELCRRMVDYEDDVAGEKIIKFYEDKALEFLRAQDNLSEEGICEALPGFPAADPEIHEKVLHMLDTRSKQQDAVDPLRRFRDLDDEAENNDATTGKGTMDTTAAKPARGARGGGARGGRGSRGGARGASKATVAAVTTTTGAGASRSRSQTSISSLFASQTSNNGSIASVATRTSSRKPAATKARQMDFDSDDE
- the LOC121594499 gene encoding adrenodoxin-like protein 1, mitochondrial, with amino-acid sequence MPITTSLLHLARGMYNRCYRLIIPRNIHSTVQLLHGEYEWQDPKSEDEVVNITYIDKDGKETTVRGKVGDNVLYLAHRFGVEMEGACEASLACTTCHVYVQDEYLDRLAEPEEKEDDLLDMAPFLRENSRLGCQIVLQKDLEGMRLQLPQATRNFYVDGHKPKPH
- the LOC121594498 gene encoding transformer-2 protein homolog alpha-like, which produces MSHSRNYNYYEPSRSRSRERSYRREYRDDSERYNPGTSESGRTPADYGGSSSSYRRSSHHRSSHSTAHYHDPPASSSASGGAHECSSHSGSSSGKVVLAVFNLSVYTTEAELYDTFSKFGPLRKTTVVLDAKTGRSRGFGFVYFESAEDAKVAHDQANGIEIGDRRIRVDFSATNKPHDPTPGVYYGKVSHPKTGYGGHSSHGMASSHGYHHCRACEVEARERERWERDARSREHYYYYDSYSGHDRSRNRSMTGRSGRSSDYYRGGTSIR